A single genomic interval of Coccidioides posadasii str. Silveira chromosome 1, complete sequence harbors:
- a CDS encoding uncharacterized protein (EggNog:ENOG410PUZI): MPSTIQRLKIFRYAKFDIDALCCLASRLRGGISCFCDTSQAPFNGSLNWAVSVFFVDGVEWLLRSPLNENGAILCPQTNSMLLESEAVTIKYIRAHSSIPVPEIFAYSCSKENEIGIPYILMSKAPGYPLRLHWTHMSPEGKAKILRQLGSITWQLCQLKFDQIGSLFEGAHDPVIKTCLTRGLLVHERHTLDLPRGPFASATDFYKALISAFQEHASILPLSPRCFFAPLPLPEEYEDNSQFQRSRDRWHDFVALGSKIDGSDNRADYTIVGDLLAEMRLKWVKDTYFEEDSCRYSLHHPDISVNNIFIDEEYNITCLIDWAFCSSLPLSVAVTEPGLPQSRHELSEQLREEFRQGFQETAYVMSQQVDLKERALLCRILQQSRSMWLLSRVLNFDATVDYPLLNDLWAIVNPNRGHLLMEFKTRQSWDKYMELHALLKEDDHPFEVAERNHFDQRSQFDLTVAKKLTLISQWSSRYSKPSFSGLRAASAAFIADKTLWKWVDRCITDLQEKV; the protein is encoded by the exons ATGCCATCAACTATCCAACGTCTGAAAATATTCCGCTACGCCAAATTCGATATTGATGCTCTCTGTTGCCTAGCCAGTCGCCTTCGCGGTGGAATTAGTTGTTTCTGTGATACATCCCAAGCTCCATTTAATGGCAGTCTGAACTGGGCGGTCTCTGTCTTCTTCGTTGATGGAGTGGAGTGGCTATTGAGATCACCACTAAATGAGAATGGTGCTATCTTGTGCCCTCAAACAAACTCTATGCTGCTGGAAAGCGAAGCTGTCACGATCAAATATATCAGAGCTCACAGTTCGATTCCTGTTCCTGAGATATTTGCGTACAG CTGTTCCAAGGAGAATGAGATAGGAATCCCCTATATTTTAATGAGCAAAGCGCCTGGATATCCTCTACGACTACACTGGACACACATGTCTCCGGAAGGCAAGGCAAAGATTCTTCGCCAGCTTGGATCCATTACGTGGCAGTTATGCCAACTTAAGTTTGATCAGATCGGATCACTTTTCGAAGGCGCACACGATCCGGTCATCAAGACTTGTCTTACACGAGGGCTCCTGGTGCACGAGAGGCACACTCTTGATCTACCGCGCGGCCCTTTCGCCTCCGCTACCGACTTCTACAAAGCGTTGATTTCAGCATTCCAAGAGCATGCTAGCATCCTTCCTCTCAGCCCACGCTGCTTCTTTGCACCTTTACCGCTACCTGAGGAGTATGAGGACAACTCCCAATTCCAGCGTTCCCGCGATCGGTGGCATGATTTCGTCGCCCTAGGTTCCAAAATTGATGGCTCCGATAACCGGGCGGATTATACGATCGTAGGCGACCTACTTGCCGAGATGCGGTTAAAGTGGGTCAAGGACACATATTTTGAGGAGGATTCGTGTCGTTACTCACTCCATCATCCCGACATTAGCGTCAACAATATCTTTATTGACGAGGAATACAATATTACTTGCCTCATCGACTGGGCTTTCTGTTCTTCTCTGCCTCTATCAGTGGCAGTCACAGAACCTGGTCTTCCTCAATCACGACATGAGTTGTCGGAACAGCTTCGGGAGGAATTCAGGCAGGGCTTTCAAGAGACAGCTTATGTCATGTCACAGCAAGTTGATCTGAAAGAAAGGGCTCTCCTGTGCCGCATCCTACAACAGAGCCGGTCCATGTGGTTGCTTTCGCGTGTCCTCAACTTTGATGCGACTGTGGATTATCCCCTCTTAAACGACCTCTGGGCGATCGTCAATCCTAATAGGGGCCATCTTCTGATGGAGTTCAAAACAAGGCAGTCCTGGGATAAGTATATGGAGCTACATGCACTTTTGAAGGAAGATGATCATCCATTTGAAGTGGCAGAAAGGAATCATTTTGATCAGAGGTCTCAATTTGATTTGACAGTGGCAAAGAAGTTGACTCTGATCTCGCAATGGTCTTCACGATACAGTAAGCCAAGTTTTTCAGGGCTCAGGGCTGCAAGTGCCGCATTCATAGCCGACAAAACTTTGTGGAAATGGGTCGATCGATGTATCACGGACCTCCAGGAAAAGGTATAA
- a CDS encoding uncharacterized protein (BUSCO:209619at4751~EggNog:ENOG410PG3Z~COG:J~BUSCO:6610at33183) has translation MATQATIQRQAVKGACAKDTRILPVRSLNVPGQSMGDIERRWEAEKDQGSPEAQALLEAAEALRTSDTPVAFPTETVYGLGADATRSAAVQGIYRAKQRPSDNPLIVHVSSREQLERLLRPPGCPTSNQNSLQTSSLIPPIYEPLIERFWPGPLTILIPNPKHSPLAPEVTSNLSTFGVRMPSSSLARLLIKLADRPLAAPSANASTKPSPTTAQHVYADLHGRIDIILDGGSCGVGVESTVVDGLNHPPAILRPGGVGIEEIRACRGWEDVRVGYKDGALPGKMTPRAPGMKYRHYSPRAKVVLFETGQEMPSVVRRILNEQSPSSPLKIGVIRTKTWQKGLTMRIQQDLTAPVNGHCDAASSSDLHDDIPSPSVFPLHRLSVVPSSPDSGSPPCTIDMLDVFLGHDLHCIARGLFSALRSLDENDVSTIYVEGIADTDGDLAAAIMNRLRKAAEEEIKS, from the coding sequence ATGGCCACTCAAGCCACTATCCAGCGACAGGCGGTCAAAGGGGCATGCGCAAAAGATACAAGAATATTACCGGTTCGGAGCCTTAACGTGCCGGGTCAAAGCATGGGGGATATCGAAAGGCGATGGGAGGCGGAAAAGGACCAAGGCAGTCCCGAAGCGCAGGCTCTTCTAGAGGCCGCAGAGGCCCTGCGTACAAGTGACACACCAGTCGCGTTCCCGACAGAGACAGTCTATGGCCTAGGAGCGGATGCGACGAGAAGCGCGGCCGTCCAGGGAATCTACAGAGCAAAGCAACGGCCGTCAGACAACCCCTTAATCGTCCATGTCAGCTCTAGGGAACAGCTCGAGCGTCTGCTCCGACCACCAGGATGCCCTACGTCAAATCAAAATAGTCTCCAAACTTCCTCCCTTATCCCACCTATATATGAACCACTAATAGAGCGATTTTGGCCCGGTCCTTTGACAATATTAATCCCGAATCCGAAGCATTCTCCGCTCGCTCCGGAGGTTACTTCCAATCTCTCCACTTTTGGTGTCCGGATGCCCTCCTCTTCTCTGGCCCGTCTACTTATTAAACTTGCCGACCGTCCACTAGCTGCCCCGTCTGCGAATGCCTCCACGAAACCATCCCCAACCACTGCCCAGCATGTATATGCAGACCTTCACGGACGCATTGATATCATTTTGGATGGGGGATCTTGTGGAGTGGGCGTGGAAAGCACCGTCGTCGATGGGTTGAATCACCCACCCGCAATCCTGCGGCCCGGTGGGGTTGGAATCGAAGAAATACGCGCATGCCGAGGCTGGGAAGATGTGCGCGTTGGGTATAAAGACGGTGCTTTGCCGGGTAAAATGACTCCCAGGGCTCCAGGAATGAAATATAGACATTATTCCCCGAGGGCCAAGGTCGTGTTGTTTGAAACTGGTCAGGAAATGCCATCGGTTGTGAGGCGAATACTCAATGAGCAATCACCCTCAAGCCCTCTAAAAATAGGCGTTATACGGACCAAAACATGGCAGAAAGGCCTAACAATGCGCATCCAACAGGATCTAACGGCCCCCGTCAATGGACATTGTGATGCGGCTTCCTCATCTGACCTACATGATGATATCCCTTCGCCCTCCGTTTTTCCACTTCACCGGTTATCTGTCGTTCCTTCCAGCCCGGATTCGGGCTCTCCTCCATGCACAATTGATATGCTAGATGTCTTTCTCGGACATGATCTCCACTGTATCGCAAGAGGACTCTTCTCGGCTCTGCGCAGTCTGGACGAGAATGACGTTTCTACAATCTATGTCGAGGGCATTGCGGACACGGATGGAGATCTAGCAGCAGCAATCATGAATAGATTACGGAAGGCCGCTGAAGAGGAGATTAAAAGCTAA
- a CDS encoding uncharacterized protein (EggNog:ENOG410Q5FD), producing MDDLAQLRKQLEEERQRRQRAEARASEEQRRREEEERRREEEQRRREEEQRRREEEQRRREEEQRRREAAEASLTLTDLRAYIWNCHDLSLAINIVTDPTETTQGGTAKATRRYYPSRIIPWEGFLEQQSSIWNVFHQHPSFMSMRQFPSSHQLDYVLKTTKPITAEMDLRYYERDTVENHVQLVVDEVYKNDSLRRELRLAGSVTFESHINLGVSKQGPSLEDQMEKLSIEPNPSAGKSRPCRQDEENTPLIGQADRFCVYRRGDDGDVPAIAIEYKAPHKLTCDEIMTGLSGEIQPARDVIDKEENTTEFYSRRLVTVVITQLFSYMVGKGVRNGYVCTGEVFIFLHIPEDPSIVQYALCVPNQDVREGYEEDFECTAVARVIAFTLLALAAPSPSQEWHDAVTKLGVWPVEYAEVLEQTPSPKRLKKRNVLSPIYRGRKGKLPPFHMKLRSCRPTENQPTDRSPSPPPPDSPSPALRARGRGSQDQPTQTSIRGQDQHRGRSGRGGRGGARTKTGTVMGIRDRPYCSQKCLLGLRDGGRLDRSCPNFQDHCGKPIPSRNFSSLIQKQLAIDRGDDADCCPLYKSGSYGALFKVRLSSHGFTLVAKGARYENHAALLHEQQVYYKLQTIQGRHVPVCLGAIALHPKYPYYYDGGRYTHMLLLSWAGGSLTKNLKVDSSISSMIQHSLQVIHSHGVLHGDAEPRNILWNNVCRHPMIVDFGRASIKEPLTSISPNTRGKKKPGNSKTENSFMLELQTMKCSLDALASSTI from the coding sequence ATGATCTGGCGCAGCTGAGAAAACagcttgaagaagaaagacagCGCCGACAACGAGCTGAAGCTCGAGCATCCGAGGAGCAACGGCGacgagaggaagaggagcgACGACGAGAGGAAGAGCAGCGACGACGAGAGGAAGAGCAGCGACGACGAGAGGAAGAGCAGCGACGACGAGAGGAAGAGCAACGACGACGAGAAGCCGCCGAAGCGTCCTTGACCTTGACAGATTTACGTGCATATATTTGGAACTGTCATGATCTCTCACTGGCTATTAACATTGTAACTGATCCCACAGAAACTACACAAGGGGGAACAGCAAAAGCCACGCGACGCTATTATCCTTCGCGAATCATCCCTTGGGAGGGATTCCTGGAACAGCAGTCTTCCATTTGGAATGTGTTTCATCAGCACCCTTCATTCATGTCCATGAGACAATTCCCTTCTTCTCATCAGTTGGATTATGTTCTCAAAACAACAAAACCTATTACTGCGGAGATGGACCTTCGATATTACGAGCGTGATACAGTGGAAAACCACGTGCAGTTGGTTGTGGATGAGGTTTACAAGAATGATTCATTGAGACGAGAGCTCCGGCTGGCGGGATCAGTGACATTTGAAAGCCACATCAATCTCGGAGTCTCTAAGCAGGGCCCATCGCTAGAGGATCAAATGGAGAAGCTGTCCATCGAGCCCAACCCATCCGCCGGTAAAAGCAGGCCCTGCAGGCAAGACGAAGAGAATACACCACTGATTGGCCAGGCAGACAGATTCTGTGTGTATAGACGCGGAGATGATGGAGATGTTCCAGCAATTGCCATTGAATACAAAGCACCACACAAGCTCACATGTGATGAGATCATGACTGGACTGTCTGGGGAGATTCAACCAGCGCGAGATGTGATTGATAAGGAAGAAAACACCACCGAATTTTATTCAAGACGTCTTGTCACAGTTGTGATCACCCAGCTTTTCTCGTACATGGTTGGCAAGGGCGTGCGAAATGGCTATGTGTGCACTGGAGAGgtgtttattttccttcaTATCCCTGAGGACCCTTCCATTGTTCAATACGCCCTGTGTGTGCCAAATCAGGATGTTCGGGAGGGTTATGAAGAGGATTTTGAGTGTACTGCAGTTGCACGGGTAATTGCATTTACCCTACTGGCGTTGGCTGCTCCATCTCCATCTCAGGAGTGGCATGATGCGGTGACGAAGCTTGGTGTCTGGCCAGTTGAGTATGCAGAGGTCCTTGAGCAGACTCCAAGCCCCAAAAGGCTAAAAAAGCGCAATGTTCTCTCCCCCATTTACCGCGGTAGGAAGGGCAAGCTGCCTCCGTTTCATATGAAACTCCGGTCATGCCGGCCAACAGAGAATCAGCCAACTGATAGATCACCATCTCCTCCCCCCCCAGATTCCCCCTCACCCGCATTGAGAGCTCGCGGAAGGGGCTCTCAGGACCAACCGACTCAAACCAGCATTCGCGGGCAGGACCAGCATCGGGGTCGTAGTGGGCGCGGTGGGCGCGGTGGCGCCAGAACCAAGACAGGCACGGTGATGGGCATACGCGATCGTCCATACTGCTCCCAGAAATGTCTTCTTGGGCTGAGGGACGGAGGTCGTCTTGATCGGTCATGCCCGAATTTTCAGGACCATTGTGGAAAGCCTATTCCCTCCCGCAATTTCTCAAGCCTCATTCAAAAGCAGCTTGCCATCGATCGCGGTGATGATGCTGACTGCTGTCCACTCTACAAGTCTGGTAGCTATGGTGCGCTATTCAAAGTACGGCTCTCTTCCCATGGGTTCACTTTAGTGGCCAAGGGAGCACGGTACGAGAATCATGCGGCCTTGCTGCACGAACAACAAGTGTACTACAAGCTACAAACCATTCAGGGCCGTCATGTTCCGGTCTGCCTGGGTGCCATTGCACTCCATCCAAAATACCCGTACTACTACGATGGGGGAAGATATACCCACATGCTCCTTCTCAGCTGGGCGGGTGGATCTTTGACTAAGAATCTCAAGGTCGACAGCTCGATTTCTAGCATGATCCAGCACTCACTTCAGGTGATTCATAGCCATGGAGTTCTTCACGGGGATGCTGAGCCGCGGAACATCTTGTGGAACAATGTATGCCGTCATCCCATGATAGTCGATTTTGGGCGAGCATCCATAAAAGAACCTCTAACCAGCATCTCCCCGAATACAAgggggaagaagaagccTGGTAACTCAAAGACTGAAAATTCATTTATGTTGGAACTGCAAACTATGAAATGCAGCCTTGACGCTTTAGCCTCCAGTACAATCTAA
- a CDS encoding uncharacterized protein (EggNog:ENOG410PGNF~COG:U~BUSCO:1666at33183) → MKQRFSSLDVKVICRELSAAVVGLRVSNIYDLSSRTYLFKIAKPDVRKQFIVDSGFRCHITEYSRVTAPAPSHFVSRLRGFLKSRRITAVSQIGTDRIVHIEFSDGYYHLFLEFFASGNIILTDNEYKIVALLRIVPEGEDQDEVRLGLKYRLDNKQNYEGVPPPSVDRLKTALQKGKERDASISEPANKRAKKKQEEALRRALSLGFPEYPPVLLEHALHVTGFDSSLRPDQILETGDRVNDLMRVLREVESVSNELSTTEQTRGYIVARNENKPSENPSFSGEAKPDKSNYIDYHPFAPRQFADGNDISILTFDSFNKAVDEYYSSVETQKLESRLTEREETMKRKLEATKRDHEKRVGALQQVQEIHTRKAEAIATNLRKVEEVMNAVNGLIAQGMDWVEIARLIEMEQSRQNPVAKLIKLPLKLYENTVTVLLPEGQLDEEDDDSEESDEEDEENDGEAKTKPQRPEVLSVDIDLGLTPWANASQYYDQKKTAAVKEEKTIKASKQALKSAEKKLTTDLKRGLKQEKPVLRPARIPFWFEKFYFFISSDGYLVLGGSDDRQNEILYHRHLRKGDVYVHADMEGAIPLIVKNKPGASDAPIPPGTLAQAGTFTVATSRAWESKALMGAWWVNADQVSKTTPSGEYLATGGVVIRGGKNHLAPGQLILGFAVMFQISPESVRNHTRHRLEEPVSSEMTVKNDHRNGTHEPSEMEKLEESPNTAVDNCSIGKVGMEQKPRENTWDLPVEQSAQTGIAPQVKEPQGEAGLSREDKDTLSDPDLQQQLAAFGATTKHVSAQERRLMKRGAGLHASALPELGLDEEDEDEEENQSTPSTFKPSGTPTLSIQSTSTSKSQLPVRGKRGKAKKLASKYKDQDEEDRELALRLLGSTPKTTTPKKTKEDREAEIQAQKERRRAQHDKAAQAERRRQESFQKRPEGQNQALDMADAEQVVEDLSSLPALVGTPALGDEIISAIPVCAPWSALGQYKYRAKLQPGPTGKGKIVKEILGKWIVDASAVVKAKRLPTSTSGGSNSGDQEKESPDEPKPKENDQPNLTTVELELLKGWREAEIINSLPIGKVRIVSVAGAGGSVSNIDDGKGKGKKAGGGSGKGGKGGGKGGKKR, encoded by the exons ATGAAGCAGAGATTCTCCTCTCTAGATGTTAAG GTCATATGCCGCGAACTCTCCGCCGCTGTCGTCGGGCTGAGAGTATCGAACATTTATGACCTCTCTTCG CGCACTTACCTCTTCAAAATTGCGAAGCCCGACGTTCGTAAACAGTTTATCGTTGACTCCGGCTTCCGCTGCCACATCACAGAGTACTCCCGCGTAACTGCACCTGCACCATCACACTTCGTTAGTCGTCTAAGAGGATTCCTGAAATCCCGTCGAATCACTGCCGTCTCTCAGATTGGCACAGATAGAATCGTTCATATTGAATTTAGCGATGGGTACTACCACTTATTCCTGGAGTTCTTCGCATCCGGAAATATTATTTTGACAGATAACGAGTATAAGATTGTTGCACTACTGAGGATCGTGCCCGAGGGCGAAGACCAGGATGAAGTCAGGCTTGGGTTGAAGTACAGACTGGATAACAAACAGAACTACGAGGGAGTGCCCCCACCGTCCGTGGACCGACTGAAAACTGCACtgcaaaaaggaaaggagcGGGATGCTTCTATATCAGAACCCGCCAATAAGAGGGCCAAAAAAAAGCAGGAAGAAGCTTTAAGGAGGGCGCTATCCCTTGGTTTTCCTGAATACCCGCCGGTGCTCCTTGAGCATGCCCTGCATGTTACTGGTTTCGATTCCAGCCTACGACCTGATCAGATTCTGGAGACAGGTGATAGGGTGAATGACTTAATGCGTGTTCTTCGGGAGGTTGAGAGCGTTTCAAACGAGTTATCTACGACGGAACAAACTAGAGGGTACATCGTCGCGAGAAATGAAAATAAACCATCAGAAAACCCAAGTTTCAGCGGAGAAGCAAAGCCGGACAAATCAAACTACATCGATTACCATCCATTTGCACCTAGGCAGTTTGCGGATGGTAATGACATTAGTATATTGACGTTTGACAGCTTTAACAAAGCTGTGGATGAGTACTATTCGTCCGTAGAAACCCAGAAACTCGAGTCCAGGCTTACGGAGCGAGAAGAGACGATGAAGCGCAAGCTCGAAGCCACAAAAAGAGACCATGAGAAAAGGGTTGGAGCTCTACAACAAGTCCAAGAGATACATACTCGAAAAGCCGAAGCTATTGCGACGAATTTGCGGAAAGTGGAGGAGGTTATGAATGCTGTTAATGGCCTGATTGCCCAGGGAATGGACTGGGTTGAAATTGCCCGTCTAATTGAAATGGAGCAGAGCCGGCAAAATCCAGTTGCTAAATTGATAAAACTCCCGTTGAAGCTGTACGAAAATACAGTTACAGTATTGTTGCCTGAGGGACAGTTAgacgaggaagatgatgactCTGAGGAATCTgacgaggaagatgaagagaatgatggCGAAGCAAAGACAAAGCCGCAAAGACCCGAGGTTCTCAGTGTCGACATAGACTTGGGTCTAACACCATGGGCCAATGCAAGCCAATACTACGACCAGAAGAAGACGGCTGCCGTAAAAGAGGAGAAGACCATCAAAGCTTCCAAGCAAGCTCTCAAAAGTGCTGAGAAAAAGCTAACTACGGATCTTAAGCGGGGGTTGAAGCAGGAGAAACCGGTACTAAGGCCTGCAAGGATACCATTCTGGTTTGAAAAATTCTACTTTTTCATATCTTCAGATGGCTATCTTGTCCTTGG TGGTTCGGATGACCGGCAAAATGAAATCTTGTACCACCGCCACTTGCGTAAAGGCGATGTATACGTTCATGCGGATATGGAAGGTGCAATACCGCTGATTGTGAAAAATAAACCCGGAGCTTCTGATGCCCCCATACCTCCGGGGACGCTTGCACAGGCTGGCACGTTTACCGTAGCCACATCTCGCGCCTGGGAGTCGAAAGCATTAATGGGAGCCTGGTGGGTAAACGCTGATCAAGTGTCGAAAACCACTCCGTCTGGAGAATATTTAGCAACCGGCGGCGTGGTTATTCGCGGGGGGAAGAATCATTTAGCTCCCGGCCAGCTTATCCTTGGATTTGCAGTGATGTTCCAGATTAGTCCGGAAAGCGTAAGGAATCATACGCGACACCGTCTGGAGGAGCCTGTTTCGAGCGAAATGACCGTTAAAAATGATCATCGGAATGGTACCCATGAACCATCGGAAATGGAGaaattggaagaaagccCGAATACTGCGGTTGACAACTGCTCAATCGGCAAAGTGGGAATGGAGCAGAAACCAAGAGAAAATACTTGGGATCTCCCTGTTGAACAAAGTGCACAGACGGGAATTGCGCCACAGGTGAAGGAGCCGCAGGGGGAAGCCGGTTTGTCTAGAGAGGACAAAGATACTCTATCGGATCCTGACCTGCAACAGCAACTAGCTGCTTTTGGCGCTACAACGAAGCATGTGTCTGCACAAGAGAGAAGATTAATGAAAAGGGGTGCAGGGCTACATGCCTCTGCCCTTCCTGAGCTAGGATTagacgaagaagacgaagatgaagaggaaaaTCAGTCAACACCGTCAACATTCAAGCCATCCGGAACGCCGACTCTGTCTATTCAATCAACCTCTACATCAAAGAGCCAGCTGCCAGTTCGCGGCAAACGCGGTAAGGCCAAGAAGCTTGCATCGAAATACAAGGAtcaagacgaagaagaccGGGAATTAGCTCTTCGGTTACTTGGTTCTACGCCGAAAACGACCACGCCGAAAAAGACGAAAGAAGATAGAGAAGCGGAGATACAAGCGCAAAAGGAACGACGTAGGGCACAGCATGATAAGGCGGCACAGGCTGAGCGACGACGCCAGGAAAGCTTCCAGAAACGACCAGAAGGACAGAATCAGGCCTTAGATATGGCCGATGCTGAGCAGGTAGTGGAGGACTTATCAAGCTTGCCGGCGCTAGTCGGCACTCCAGCTTTAGGGGATGAGATTATCAGTGCTATACCCGTTTGTGCGCCATGGTCGGCGCTTGGACAATACAAATACCGAGCCAAGTTGCAACCTGGGCCTACTGGGAAGGGCAAAATAGTGAAAGAAATACTAGGAAAATGGATTGTGGACGCTTCTGCTGTTGTTAAGGCGAAGAGACTGCCCACTTCGACCTCAGGAGGGAGTAACTCAGGAGATCAGGAGAAGGAAAGCCCCGACGAGCCCAAACCTAAGGAGAATGATCAACCGAACCTGACAACAGTGGAATTAGAACTGCTGAAAGGATGGAGAGAAGCGGAGATTATAAACTCACTGCCCATTGGCAAAGTAAGGATTGTGTCCGTTGCCGGAGCAGGAGGCAGTGTTTCAAATATCGATGATGGAAAagggaaggggaaaaaggCCGGTGGAGGTTCCggaaaaggaggaaaaggTGGTGGGAAGGGAGGGAAGAAGCGATGA